One part of the Sardina pilchardus chromosome 5, fSarPil1.1, whole genome shotgun sequence genome encodes these proteins:
- the zgc:171929 gene encoding transcription factor Ovo-like 2, translated as MLTRHLKCHSLVKRHPCRYCGKGFNDTFDLKRHMRTHTGIRPYRCELCEKAFTQRCSLESHLRKIHGVRQQYAYRQRRSKIFVCEDCGFTSGRPDEYFIHVREHHPGSAALRRYFRKHIPERTATVADHNINPFLLYQPASFYI; from the exons ATGCTTACTCGTCACCTAAAATGCCAcagtcttgtgaagaggcatcCCTGCAGATACTGTGGAAAGGGTTTCAATGACACGTTTGACCTCAAGAGGCACATGCGTACCCATACAG GCATTCGGCCATATAGGTGTGAACTCTGTGAGAAAGCCTTCACCCAACGCTGTTCTCTGGAATCCCATCTGAGGAAGATTCACGGTGTGCGGCAGCAGTACGCCTATCGCCAGCGCCGCTCCaagatatttgtgtgtgaggactGTGGCTTCACTTCTGGAAGACCGGATGAGTATTTCATACATGTTCGTGAGCATCATCCTGGCAGTGCAGCCTTGAGGAGATACTTTCGCAAACACATTCCTGAGAGAACAGCCACAGTAGCTGATCATAATATCAACCCATTCTTACTGTACCAACCGGCTAGTTTCTACATCTAA